Proteins co-encoded in one Arachis stenosperma cultivar V10309 chromosome 7, arast.V10309.gnm1.PFL2, whole genome shotgun sequence genomic window:
- the LOC130941475 gene encoding uncharacterized protein LOC130941475 isoform X2, whose translation MVKPSSFSYHMENHQNNNPTRDPDLAEEEKKKRNQHPQVWGTWEELLLASAVNRHGFKDWDTVAMEVQSRTSVPNLQATALHCEQKFHDLNLRFADQLNDAVPPLLQNGAASVDSSDHVPWLDELRKLRVAELRREVQQSDVSILSLQLKVKKLEEEREKENDGKVDEKADLAVCGEARPGNDGTGGEREVPEPTGSEPEIRRLEESTTNTDKLLPTTGDESDRENQSVNESNSTGSRFEGGKTGAGDGDGKTGVGAVPVHPGPKEPDPVGRKRRPIGEESNNGSYDTEVKVPTCESQPPSEERKAEDGDSSELRDDSVVHSGEGGRGTRESSEVQSSASLTRKRKTRRRKEASGGSGGGEVAPESDETMVKSEPLIGLLEMIKAHEHSSLFERRLESQESERYKNIVRQHVDLETIQSRLHKGHYSSSTNSFFRDLLLLFTNATVFFPRDSLESMAAQQLRRLVMAEMKNQGQAQSDPTPQKTDSNPPNAPQAKPESLLSKHKASAPILVCRKRSSMSSKPSPATFGQKGDQPITDKKEKPSSDAKPPMKPSSSETDEDEPPKAKEKPVTGARSLRRSNKNLSSNSNSGNKKLPTNSTIKAGTLVTKAVEAAKPDKSKAEGGQDKKKNAAADFLKRIKRNAPVEALKSGSGSGGGSSSSSRGGTASMKEQKKIVNSGKGDNKGKERASRHNNGGGGGSGDKRNKNVVENSKRSVGRPPKKTAESNTASAKRGRENSASASKDKRPKKRSKK comes from the exons ATGGTTAAACCATCATCTTTCTCATATCATATGGAAAACCATCAAAACAATAACCCGACCCGTGACCCAGACCTAgcagaagaagagaagaagaagcgaaACCAACACCCTCAGGTTTGGGGCACGTGGGAGGAACTCTTGCTAGCGAGCGCCGTCAACCGCCATGGCTTCAAAGACTGGGACACCGTCGCCATGGAGGTACAGTCGCGGACCTCCGTACCCAACCTACAAGCCACCGCGCTCCACTGCGAGCAGAAATTCCACGATCTCAACCTCCGATTCGCCGACCAATTAAACGACGCTGTCCCGCCGCTTCTCCAGAACGGCGCGGCCTCCGTCGATAGCTCTGATCATGTCCCCTGGCTCGACGAATTGCGGAAGCTCCGCGTCGCCGAGCTCCGCCGCGAGGTCCAACAATCCGACGTTTCTATCCT GTCGTTGCAGTTGAAGGTGAAGAAGTTggaggaggagagagagaaagaaaatgaCGGTAAAGTCGATGAGAAAGCAGATCTGGCGGTTTGCGGCGAGGCACGGCCGGGAAACGATGGAACCGGCGGAGAAAGGGAAGTTCCGGAGCCGACCGGTTCTGAACCGGAGATTCGCCGGCTCGAAGAGAGCACCACGAACACCGATAAGCTTTTGCCAACCACCGGTGACGAGTCGGACCGGGAAAATCAGTCGGTTAATGAGTCGAACTCGACCGGTTCGCGGTTTGAGGGAGGGAAAACCGGAGCAGGAGATGGTGATGGGAAGACGGGGGTAGGGGCGGTTCCGGTTCATCCCGGTCCGAAAGAACCGGATCCGGTTGGCAGGAAGCGGAGACCGATTGGGGAGGAATCGAATAACGGAAGCTACGATACTGAGGTTAAAGTTCCAACGTGCGAGTCGCAGCCGCCAAGTGAGGAGAGGAAGGCAGAGGATGGTGACTCGTCCGAGTTGCGTGATGACTCGGTGGTCCACTCGGGGGAAGGGGGACGAGGGACGAGGGAGAGCAGCGAGGTGCAGAGCTCTGCTAGCCTGACGAGGAAGAGGAAGACGCGGCGGAGGAAGGAGGCTTCCGGTGGTAGTGGTGGCGGCGAGGTGGCCCCGGAGAGTGACGAGACCATGGTGAAATCCGAGCCGTTGATTGGGCTGTTGGAGATGATCAAGGCACACGAACACAGCTCATTGTTCGAGCGCCGTCTCGAGAGCCAG GAATCGGAAAGATACAAAAACATTGTAAGACAGCACGTGGATTTGGAAACCATACAATCGAGACTCCATAAAGGACATTATTCCTCTAGCACCAACTCTTTCTTTCGTGACCTTCTCCTCCTCTTTACGAATGCCACCGTCTTCTTTCCCAGAGACTCCCTGGAATCAATGGCGGCGCAGCAGCTGCGGCGCCTCGTCATGGCAGAGATGAAAAACCAAGGCCAAGCACAATCTGATCCCACCCCACAGAAGACGGATTCCAACCCTCCAAACGCTCCTCAAGCCAAACCAGAATCTCTCCTTTCCAAGCACAAAGCCTCTGCTCCAATATTGGTATGCCGAAAACGCAGTTCAATGTCATCTAAACCTTCTCCGGCGACCTTTGGCCAAAAGGGTGACCAACCCATCACCGATAAGAAGGAAAAACCATCTTCTGATGCAAAACCACCCATGAAACCCTCTTCTTCCGAGACAGATGAAGATGAGCCTCCCAAGGCCAAGGAAAAGCCGGTCACTGGAGCTCGAAGCCTGAGAAGAAGCAACAAGAACCTCAGCAGCAACAGCAATTCTGGCAATAAGAAACTCCCCACTAACTCCACCATAAAAGCAGGGACTTTGGTGACCAAGGCTGTCGAAGCCGCAAAACCAGACAAGAGCAAAGCAGAGGGAGGGCAGGACAAGAAGAAGAATGCCGCTGCTGATTTCTTGAAACGAATAAAGCGAAACGCTCCAGTGGAGGCACTGAAGAGTGGCAGTGGTAGTGGTGGAGGAAGTAGTAGCAGCAGCAGAGGTGGGACTGCAAGTATGAAAGAGCAAAAGAAAATTGTGAATAGTGGAAAGGGTGATAATAAAGGGAAAGAAAGGGCGTCAAGGCATAATAACGGTGGAGGAGGAGGGTCAGGGGATAAAAGGAACAAGAACGTTGTTGAGAATAGCAAGAGGAGTGTAGGTAGGCCTCCAAAGAAAACAGCAGAAAGCAATACAGCTTCTGCAAAGCGTGGGAGGGAAAATAGTGCTAGTGCTAGTAAGGATAAGCGACCCAAGAAACGTTCTAAGAAATGA
- the LOC130941475 gene encoding uncharacterized protein LOC130941475 isoform X1, with protein MVKPSSFSYHMENHQNNNPTRDPDLAEEEKKKRNQHPQVWGTWEELLLASAVNRHGFKDWDTVAMEVQSRTSVPNLQATALHCEQKFHDLNLRFADQLNDAVPPLLQNGAASVDSSDHVPWLDELRKLRVAELRREVQQSDVSILSLQLKVKKLEEEREKENDGKVDEKADLAVCGEARPGNDGTGGEREVPEPTGSEPEIRRLEESTTNTDKLLPTTGDESDRENQSVNESNSTGSRFEGGKTGAGDGDGKTGVGAVPVHPGPKEPDPVGRKRRPIGEESNNGSYDTEVKVPTCESQPPSEERKAEDGDSSELRDDSVVHSGEGGRGTRESSEVQSSASLTRKRKTRRRKEASGGSGGGEVAPESDETMVKSEPLIGLLEMIKAHEHSSLFERRLESQQESERYKNIVRQHVDLETIQSRLHKGHYSSSTNSFFRDLLLLFTNATVFFPRDSLESMAAQQLRRLVMAEMKNQGQAQSDPTPQKTDSNPPNAPQAKPESLLSKHKASAPILVCRKRSSMSSKPSPATFGQKGDQPITDKKEKPSSDAKPPMKPSSSETDEDEPPKAKEKPVTGARSLRRSNKNLSSNSNSGNKKLPTNSTIKAGTLVTKAVEAAKPDKSKAEGGQDKKKNAAADFLKRIKRNAPVEALKSGSGSGGGSSSSSRGGTASMKEQKKIVNSGKGDNKGKERASRHNNGGGGGSGDKRNKNVVENSKRSVGRPPKKTAESNTASAKRGRENSASASKDKRPKKRSKK; from the exons ATGGTTAAACCATCATCTTTCTCATATCATATGGAAAACCATCAAAACAATAACCCGACCCGTGACCCAGACCTAgcagaagaagagaagaagaagcgaaACCAACACCCTCAGGTTTGGGGCACGTGGGAGGAACTCTTGCTAGCGAGCGCCGTCAACCGCCATGGCTTCAAAGACTGGGACACCGTCGCCATGGAGGTACAGTCGCGGACCTCCGTACCCAACCTACAAGCCACCGCGCTCCACTGCGAGCAGAAATTCCACGATCTCAACCTCCGATTCGCCGACCAATTAAACGACGCTGTCCCGCCGCTTCTCCAGAACGGCGCGGCCTCCGTCGATAGCTCTGATCATGTCCCCTGGCTCGACGAATTGCGGAAGCTCCGCGTCGCCGAGCTCCGCCGCGAGGTCCAACAATCCGACGTTTCTATCCT GTCGTTGCAGTTGAAGGTGAAGAAGTTggaggaggagagagagaaagaaaatgaCGGTAAAGTCGATGAGAAAGCAGATCTGGCGGTTTGCGGCGAGGCACGGCCGGGAAACGATGGAACCGGCGGAGAAAGGGAAGTTCCGGAGCCGACCGGTTCTGAACCGGAGATTCGCCGGCTCGAAGAGAGCACCACGAACACCGATAAGCTTTTGCCAACCACCGGTGACGAGTCGGACCGGGAAAATCAGTCGGTTAATGAGTCGAACTCGACCGGTTCGCGGTTTGAGGGAGGGAAAACCGGAGCAGGAGATGGTGATGGGAAGACGGGGGTAGGGGCGGTTCCGGTTCATCCCGGTCCGAAAGAACCGGATCCGGTTGGCAGGAAGCGGAGACCGATTGGGGAGGAATCGAATAACGGAAGCTACGATACTGAGGTTAAAGTTCCAACGTGCGAGTCGCAGCCGCCAAGTGAGGAGAGGAAGGCAGAGGATGGTGACTCGTCCGAGTTGCGTGATGACTCGGTGGTCCACTCGGGGGAAGGGGGACGAGGGACGAGGGAGAGCAGCGAGGTGCAGAGCTCTGCTAGCCTGACGAGGAAGAGGAAGACGCGGCGGAGGAAGGAGGCTTCCGGTGGTAGTGGTGGCGGCGAGGTGGCCCCGGAGAGTGACGAGACCATGGTGAAATCCGAGCCGTTGATTGGGCTGTTGGAGATGATCAAGGCACACGAACACAGCTCATTGTTCGAGCGCCGTCTCGAGAGCCAG CAGGAATCGGAAAGATACAAAAACATTGTAAGACAGCACGTGGATTTGGAAACCATACAATCGAGACTCCATAAAGGACATTATTCCTCTAGCACCAACTCTTTCTTTCGTGACCTTCTCCTCCTCTTTACGAATGCCACCGTCTTCTTTCCCAGAGACTCCCTGGAATCAATGGCGGCGCAGCAGCTGCGGCGCCTCGTCATGGCAGAGATGAAAAACCAAGGCCAAGCACAATCTGATCCCACCCCACAGAAGACGGATTCCAACCCTCCAAACGCTCCTCAAGCCAAACCAGAATCTCTCCTTTCCAAGCACAAAGCCTCTGCTCCAATATTGGTATGCCGAAAACGCAGTTCAATGTCATCTAAACCTTCTCCGGCGACCTTTGGCCAAAAGGGTGACCAACCCATCACCGATAAGAAGGAAAAACCATCTTCTGATGCAAAACCACCCATGAAACCCTCTTCTTCCGAGACAGATGAAGATGAGCCTCCCAAGGCCAAGGAAAAGCCGGTCACTGGAGCTCGAAGCCTGAGAAGAAGCAACAAGAACCTCAGCAGCAACAGCAATTCTGGCAATAAGAAACTCCCCACTAACTCCACCATAAAAGCAGGGACTTTGGTGACCAAGGCTGTCGAAGCCGCAAAACCAGACAAGAGCAAAGCAGAGGGAGGGCAGGACAAGAAGAAGAATGCCGCTGCTGATTTCTTGAAACGAATAAAGCGAAACGCTCCAGTGGAGGCACTGAAGAGTGGCAGTGGTAGTGGTGGAGGAAGTAGTAGCAGCAGCAGAGGTGGGACTGCAAGTATGAAAGAGCAAAAGAAAATTGTGAATAGTGGAAAGGGTGATAATAAAGGGAAAGAAAGGGCGTCAAGGCATAATAACGGTGGAGGAGGAGGGTCAGGGGATAAAAGGAACAAGAACGTTGTTGAGAATAGCAAGAGGAGTGTAGGTAGGCCTCCAAAGAAAACAGCAGAAAGCAATACAGCTTCTGCAAAGCGTGGGAGGGAAAATAGTGCTAGTGCTAGTAAGGATAAGCGACCCAAGAAACGTTCTAAGAAATGA